The Strigops habroptila isolate Jane chromosome 13, bStrHab1.2.pri, whole genome shotgun sequence genome contains a region encoding:
- the PKIG gene encoding cAMP-dependent protein kinase inhibitor gamma, translating into MEVESSMYTDFISCDRAGRRNAVHDIHQDATTVSVRKLTEDLGDLAVEGAESQSDATSSENNPGARPEGQENSPSP; encoded by the exons ATGGAGGTAGAGTCCAGCATGTACACTGACTTCATTTCCTGCGATCGGGCCGGCCGGAGGAACGCTGTCCACGACATCCACCAAGATGCAACCACCGTCAGCGTGCGCAAGCTGACCGAGGACCTCGGTGACCTCGCTGTTGAAGGAGCAG AAAGCCAAAGCGATGCCACTTCTTCTGAGAACAACCCAGGAGCAAGACCAGAGGGGCAAGAAAACAGCCCCTCCCCATGA